From a region of the Tiliqua scincoides isolate rTilSci1 chromosome 4, rTilSci1.hap2, whole genome shotgun sequence genome:
- the ZFAND1 gene encoding AN1-type zinc finger protein 1 isoform X1, which yields MAELELGQHCEVEGCGQLDFLPFVCDGCSGVFCLQHRSRAAHGCSEVNLKREDVKPDHHRYFLCTYKNCDGKELVPVLCPYCEKVFCLRHRHQSDHECEKLEAPKPRMAATQQLVKDIVESKKEATVNKRCRGAKNSETAAKVILMKLKMHACGDKSLPQTERIYFQVFLPKGSKEKSKPMFFCSTWSIGKVIDFAASIANLKNDNNKTTAKKLRLCHTASGEALPLDQTLASWITKEKYPLCNGGNVILEYLDNDIQFLEDANSYLE from the exons ATGGCAGAGTTGGAGCTGGGACAGCACTGCGAGGTGGAAGGCTGTGGACAGCTCG actTCTTGCCTTTTGTGTGTGATGGCTGTTCAGGAGTTTTCTG TCTTCAGCACAGAAGCCGAGCTGCTCATGGTTGTTCTGAG GTAAATCTAAAAAGGgaggatgtgaaaccagatcatcACAGATATTTCTTGTGCACATACAAAAATTGTGATGGGAAAGAACTTGTACCAGTCTTATGTCCTTATTGTGAAAAGGTGTTTTGCCTAAG GCACCGCCATCAATCAGACCATGAATGTGAGAAATTGGAAGCTCCTAAACCTCGAATGGCTGCCACCCAGCAGCTTGTTAAAGATATTGTAG AATCTAAGAAAGAAGCCACCGTGAATAAAAGATGCAGAGGAGCCAAGAACAGTGAAACAGCAGCCAAGGTGATCCTAATGAAACTGAAAATGCATGCGTGTGGCGATAAGTCTTTGCCACAG ACAGAGAGAATCTACTTTCAAGTGTTTTTACCAAAAGGAAGCAAAGAGAAAAGTAAACCCATGTTCTTTTGTAGTACTTGGAGCATCGGCAAAGTGATAGATTTTGCAGCTTCCATAGCAAACCTTAAAAATGACAATAACAAAACCACAGCCAAG AAATTAAGGCTCTGTCACACAGCATCTGGTGAAGCCCTGCCTTTGGACCAAACTCTAGCATCTTGGATAACCAAAGAAAAATACCCATTATGCAATGGTGGAAATGTTATCTTGGAATACCTTGATAATGACATTCAGTTTTTAGAAGATGCAAATTCATATCTAGAGTAA
- the ZFAND1 gene encoding AN1-type zinc finger protein 1 isoform X2, with amino-acid sequence MAATQQLVKDIVESKKEATVNKRCRGAKNSETAAKVILMKLKMHACGDKSLPQTERIYFQVFLPKGSKEKSKPMFFCSTWSIGKVIDFAASIANLKNDNNKTTAKKLRLCHTASGEALPLDQTLASWITKEKYPLCNGGNVILEYLDNDIQFLEDANSYLE; translated from the exons ATGGCTGCCACCCAGCAGCTTGTTAAAGATATTGTAG AATCTAAGAAAGAAGCCACCGTGAATAAAAGATGCAGAGGAGCCAAGAACAGTGAAACAGCAGCCAAGGTGATCCTAATGAAACTGAAAATGCATGCGTGTGGCGATAAGTCTTTGCCACAG ACAGAGAGAATCTACTTTCAAGTGTTTTTACCAAAAGGAAGCAAAGAGAAAAGTAAACCCATGTTCTTTTGTAGTACTTGGAGCATCGGCAAAGTGATAGATTTTGCAGCTTCCATAGCAAACCTTAAAAATGACAATAACAAAACCACAGCCAAG AAATTAAGGCTCTGTCACACAGCATCTGGTGAAGCCCTGCCTTTGGACCAAACTCTAGCATCTTGGATAACCAAAGAAAAATACCCATTATGCAATGGTGGAAATGTTATCTTGGAATACCTTGATAATGACATTCAGTTTTTAGAAGATGCAAATTCATATCTAGAGTAA